The following proteins come from a genomic window of Edaphobacter sp. 4G125:
- a CDS encoding helix-turn-helix transcriptional regulator, with product MKNRLRILRAERNWSQADLAQKLEVSRQSINAIETGKYDPSLPLAFKLARLFNTTIETIFNDEA from the coding sequence ATGAAGAACCGACTCCGTATCCTTCGCGCCGAACGCAACTGGTCCCAGGCAGACCTCGCCCAGAAGCTCGAGGTCTCCCGCCAGTCCATCAACGCCATCGAAACCGGAAAATACGACCCTTCGCTTCCTCTGGCTTTCAAACTAGCGCGCCTCTTCAACACCACCATCGAAACCATCTTCAATGATGAAGCATAA
- the pgsA gene encoding CDP-diacylglycerol--glycerol-3-phosphate 3-phosphatidyltransferase: protein MNLPNSITMSRIAAIPLLIWILSPAFPLQGHGQIGLRGGEQEVIASLLFIAAAITDGLDGYLARKNGQITTMGMLLDPLADKLLVSAAYIVLVAYNPRIVPPWIAVVVIGREFLVSGLRSIAATEGFTIEASEIGKLKTVIQVVSVVAAILAHRWDYWLWFPNFHGGFVIGVHFIAITAIYWMTIVSIISAVDYFVGFWKKIDHASERARTRRRVVLSRKAKPSQPSPEHPSRIS from the coding sequence ATGAATCTACCGAACTCCATCACGATGAGCCGGATTGCAGCCATCCCACTGCTCATCTGGATTCTCTCGCCAGCCTTCCCTCTTCAGGGACATGGTCAGATCGGTCTGCGCGGCGGAGAGCAGGAGGTTATCGCCTCGCTCCTCTTCATCGCGGCTGCCATCACCGACGGCCTGGATGGATACCTGGCCCGGAAGAATGGCCAGATCACCACCATGGGGATGCTCCTCGATCCCCTGGCCGACAAGCTCCTGGTCTCTGCCGCCTACATTGTGCTGGTGGCTTATAACCCACGCATCGTTCCACCCTGGATCGCCGTCGTCGTCATCGGTCGAGAGTTTCTCGTCTCCGGCCTGCGCTCGATTGCTGCCACCGAGGGCTTCACCATCGAGGCCTCCGAGATTGGCAAGCTTAAGACAGTCATCCAGGTCGTCTCTGTGGTCGCCGCGATTCTCGCCCACCGTTGGGACTACTGGCTCTGGTTCCCCAACTTCCACGGCGGCTTCGTCATTGGCGTGCACTTTATCGCGATCACGGCCATTTACTGGATGACGATTGTCTCCATCATCTCCGCAGTCGACTACTTCGTCGGTTTCTGGAAGAAGATCGACCACGCCTCAGAGCGGGCCCGTACGCGCCGTCGCGTCGTGCTCAGCCGCAAGGCAAAGCCTTCTCAGCCCAGCCCCGAACATCCCTCCCGCATCTCGTAG
- the trpE gene encoding anthranilate synthase component I, translated as MPVSAANSLPSESDFLRLCRSHTLVPVYRTIAADLETPVSAFLRIAAEEPEAFLLESVEGGEHVGRYTFIGIEPYKKIVARGTELTVREGKRERKFTGDIFEELKQALGGHKPAKLAGLPPFTAGAVGFFAYDVVRQIEKLPSTAKDELGVPDACLMFFDQVLAFDHVKKEIHLMVTADLTREKREGAYGRAVRRLNKLEKRLASSLPSLKKKKLTGKLKLTSRTPKATFLKAVEKTKEYIAAGDVFQCVLSQRFDCEPGVDAFEVYRALRIVNPSPYMYFLRFGLESKAGKKGSTKETTHHIVGSSPELLVRVHGHDVEYRPIAGTRHRSADEVEDRRIEEELRSDEKERAEHIMLVDLGRNDVGRVSEFGSVKVKDLMFVERYSHVMHLVSKLEGTLRGDLGPIDAFRACFPAGTLSGAPKVRAMEIIEELEPARRGVYGGSVLYADFNGNLDSCIAIRTLYMNGPHGHIQAGAGLVADSVPEKEFEETRNKAQAVVRAIEKARG; from the coding sequence ATGCCTGTTTCCGCCGCAAATTCCCTGCCCTCAGAGAGCGACTTTCTACGGCTCTGCCGCTCACATACTCTGGTCCCGGTCTATCGGACCATAGCTGCCGACCTGGAGACCCCCGTTTCGGCGTTTTTGAGGATTGCAGCGGAAGAGCCGGAGGCGTTTCTGCTGGAATCCGTCGAGGGTGGCGAGCATGTGGGGCGGTACACCTTTATCGGGATTGAACCGTACAAGAAGATTGTTGCTCGCGGTACGGAGCTTACGGTGCGTGAGGGCAAGCGTGAGAGGAAGTTTACGGGCGACATCTTCGAGGAGCTGAAGCAGGCGCTGGGAGGACATAAGCCGGCAAAACTGGCGGGGCTTCCTCCTTTTACCGCCGGAGCCGTGGGGTTCTTTGCCTATGACGTGGTGCGGCAGATCGAGAAGCTGCCTTCGACGGCCAAGGATGAGCTTGGGGTTCCTGACGCCTGCCTGATGTTCTTCGACCAGGTGCTGGCCTTCGACCACGTAAAAAAAGAGATTCACCTGATGGTGACGGCCGACCTGACTCGCGAAAAACGCGAGGGAGCTTATGGACGCGCAGTTCGCAGGCTGAACAAGCTTGAGAAACGACTGGCAAGCTCGCTTCCCTCGCTCAAGAAGAAGAAGCTGACGGGCAAGCTGAAGCTGACTTCACGCACACCGAAAGCGACGTTCCTGAAAGCTGTCGAAAAGACGAAGGAGTACATCGCTGCAGGAGATGTCTTCCAGTGCGTGCTTTCGCAGCGGTTCGACTGCGAGCCCGGAGTGGATGCGTTTGAGGTTTATCGCGCGCTCAGAATTGTGAATCCGTCGCCGTATATGTATTTCCTGCGATTTGGGTTGGAGAGTAAGGCAGGTAAGAAGGGTTCCACCAAAGAGACGACGCATCATATTGTGGGCTCATCGCCAGAGCTTCTGGTGCGGGTGCATGGTCACGATGTGGAATACAGGCCGATTGCAGGTACGCGCCACCGCAGCGCGGATGAAGTGGAAGACCGCAGAATCGAAGAGGAGCTTCGCAGCGACGAAAAAGAACGCGCAGAGCACATCATGCTGGTCGACCTGGGCCGCAATGATGTTGGCCGCGTGAGCGAGTTTGGGTCGGTGAAGGTGAAGGACCTGATGTTCGTGGAGCGGTACAGCCATGTGATGCACCTGGTGAGCAAACTGGAGGGCACATTGCGCGGGGACCTGGGGCCGATCGATGCCTTCCGCGCCTGCTTCCCTGCCGGGACACTGAGTGGCGCTCCTAAGGTGAGGGCGATGGAGATCATCGAGGAGCTGGAACCGGCGCGGCGCGGCGTTTATGGCGGCAGCGTGCTGTATGCAGACTTCAACGGCAATCTGGATTCGTGCATCGCGATCCGCACACTGTATATGAATGGGCCACACGGGCATATTCAGGCAGGCGCAGGGCTGGTTGCAGACTCGGTGCCAGAGAAAGAGTTCGAGGAAACACGGAATAAGGCTCAGGCGGTGGTGAGAGCGATTGAGAAGGCGCGAGGCTAG
- a CDS encoding Glu/Leu/Phe/Val family dehydrogenase translates to MAGESLIPATEQKEVTMQTLTLEQETNPWEAQAARFDFAAKKLNLDQGLWKVLRQPTRELIVHIPVSMDDGSVEVFTGYRVQHSVARGPGKGGIRYAPDVSLDEVRALASWMTWKCAVVNIPFGGAKGGVICDPKKLSQGELERITRRYTAELIEFLGPEKDVPAPDMGTDEQTMAWIMDTYSMHMRQTVNAVVTGKPVNLGGSRGRTAATGRGLSVVCDEALKALNMPVEGCRVIVQGFGNVGSNAARLLAERGYTIIGIAEYDGGLFNPKGIDIPALLEHRKQARTITGFKGAEAVDPHELLTYSCEILLPAATENVITSRNADRLRCKILCEGANGPTTPIADDILADKKVFIIPDILANAGGVTTSYFEWVQDRMGYFWTEAEVNQRLDHIMSTSFSDVMTYAANHNVNNRIAAYMLAIDRVAYTTRQRGIYA, encoded by the coding sequence ATGGCCGGAGAATCGCTGATCCCAGCAACGGAACAAAAGGAAGTAACCATGCAAACTCTCACGCTCGAGCAGGAGACCAACCCCTGGGAGGCCCAGGCTGCTCGGTTCGACTTCGCCGCCAAAAAACTCAACCTGGACCAGGGACTCTGGAAGGTCCTTCGTCAGCCCACCCGCGAGCTCATTGTCCATATTCCCGTCAGCATGGACGACGGCTCGGTCGAAGTCTTCACCGGTTACCGTGTTCAGCACTCCGTCGCCCGGGGACCCGGCAAGGGCGGCATCCGTTATGCTCCCGACGTTTCCCTCGACGAAGTCCGCGCCCTTGCCTCCTGGATGACCTGGAAGTGTGCCGTTGTCAACATTCCCTTCGGCGGGGCCAAGGGGGGAGTCATCTGCGACCCCAAGAAGCTCTCTCAGGGCGAGCTCGAGCGCATCACACGCCGCTACACCGCCGAGCTGATTGAATTCCTCGGCCCCGAAAAAGACGTCCCCGCACCCGACATGGGCACCGACGAGCAAACCATGGCTTGGATCATGGACACCTACTCCATGCACATGCGTCAGACCGTTAACGCGGTTGTCACCGGAAAACCCGTCAATCTTGGCGGCTCTCGCGGACGCACCGCCGCCACTGGCCGCGGCCTCTCGGTTGTCTGCGACGAGGCTCTTAAGGCGCTCAACATGCCCGTTGAAGGATGCCGCGTCATCGTGCAGGGTTTTGGTAACGTCGGTTCCAACGCTGCTCGCCTACTGGCCGAGAGGGGATACACCATCATCGGTATCGCCGAATATGACGGCGGCCTCTTCAATCCCAAAGGCATCGATATCCCCGCGCTTCTCGAGCATCGCAAGCAGGCTCGCACGATCACTGGTTTCAAAGGAGCCGAAGCTGTCGATCCGCACGAGCTGCTGACCTATTCCTGCGAGATTCTTCTTCCCGCAGCCACGGAAAATGTCATCACCAGTCGCAACGCCGACCGGCTCCGTTGCAAGATCCTCTGCGAAGGTGCGAACGGCCCCACCACCCCCATCGCCGACGATATCCTTGCCGACAAGAAGGTCTTCATCATTCCCGACATTCTTGCCAATGCTGGCGGTGTCACTACCAGCTATTTCGAGTGGGTCCAGGACCGCATGGGCTACTTCTGGACCGAGGCCGAGGTCAACCAGCGTCTCGACCACATTATGTCCACCAGCTTCAGCGATGTGATGACCTATGCCGCCAATCACAACGTCAACAACCGCATCGCAGCGTACATGCTCGCCATCGATCGCGTGGCTTACACGACGCGCCAGCGTGGCATCTACGCGTAG
- a CDS encoding fumarate hydratase: protein MATIKQADFIQSVADALQYISYYHPEDFITNLTRAYELEQSPAAKDAMAQILINSRMCAEGHRPVCQDTGIVTAFIKLGMETRWDNDGKPLMTVQQMVDEGVRRAYMLPDNKLRASILADPAFSRKNTGDNTPAVVSVEMVEGGNVDVTVAAKGGGSEAKSKFAMLNPSDSIVDWVLKTVPTMGAGWCPPGMLGIGIGGTAEKAMVMAKESLMDPIDMQELIARGPQNKLEELRIELYNKINQLGIGAQGLGGLTTVLDIKIKDYPTHAANLPIAMIPNCAATRHVHFHLDGSGPVALEPPSLESWPELTYDTSKARRVNLDTVTHDEVKTWKPGEVLLLNGKLLTGRDAAHKRMTDMLNKGEKLPVDFKNRFIYYVGPVDAVRDEAVGPAGPTTATRMDKFTRQMLSETGLLGMVGKAERGPVAIDAIREFEAVYLMAVGGAAYLVSKAIRSSKLLAFGDLGMEAIYEFEVVDMPVTVAVDSKGTSVHQTGPEEWKARIAGALGGVPILQ, encoded by the coding sequence ATGGCCACTATTAAGCAAGCCGATTTCATTCAGTCCGTCGCGGACGCTTTGCAGTACATCAGCTACTACCACCCTGAGGACTTCATCACCAACCTGACTCGCGCCTACGAGCTGGAGCAGTCTCCGGCAGCCAAGGATGCGATGGCGCAGATCCTGATCAACTCGCGCATGTGCGCCGAGGGGCATCGGCCCGTCTGCCAGGACACCGGGATCGTCACCGCTTTCATCAAGCTGGGGATGGAAACGCGCTGGGACAACGACGGCAAGCCGCTGATGACCGTGCAGCAGATGGTCGATGAAGGTGTGCGGCGCGCTTACATGCTGCCGGACAACAAGCTCCGCGCCAGCATTCTGGCCGATCCGGCGTTTTCGCGTAAGAATACAGGCGACAACACTCCGGCGGTCGTCTCGGTCGAGATGGTCGAGGGCGGCAACGTCGATGTAACGGTCGCGGCCAAGGGCGGCGGCTCGGAGGCGAAGTCGAAGTTCGCCATGCTCAACCCATCGGACTCGATCGTCGATTGGGTGCTGAAGACCGTGCCGACGATGGGCGCGGGATGGTGTCCTCCGGGAATGCTCGGCATCGGCATCGGAGGAACAGCGGAGAAAGCGATGGTAATGGCGAAGGAGTCGTTGATGGACCCCATCGACATGCAGGAGCTGATCGCCAGGGGGCCGCAGAACAAGCTCGAAGAGCTGCGTATCGAGCTCTACAACAAGATCAATCAGCTCGGCATTGGAGCCCAGGGGCTTGGTGGTCTTACGACGGTGCTCGACATCAAGATCAAGGACTATCCGACGCACGCAGCCAACCTGCCGATTGCGATGATTCCGAACTGTGCGGCGACGCGGCATGTGCATTTCCATCTGGATGGCTCAGGGCCGGTGGCGCTGGAGCCGCCGTCGCTCGAGAGCTGGCCGGAGCTGACCTACGACACCTCGAAGGCCCGGCGCGTTAATCTGGACACCGTCACTCACGACGAGGTGAAGACATGGAAGCCGGGCGAGGTCTTGTTGCTGAACGGCAAGCTGCTGACGGGCCGCGACGCCGCGCACAAGCGCATGACCGACATGCTGAACAAGGGCGAGAAGCTCCCGGTCGACTTCAAGAACCGCTTTATCTACTACGTCGGTCCGGTGGATGCTGTGCGCGACGAGGCAGTCGGCCCGGCTGGTCCCACAACGGCTACTCGCATGGACAAGTTCACTCGCCAGATGCTGTCCGAAACCGGGTTGCTAGGCATGGTCGGCAAGGCCGAGCGCGGACCGGTGGCGATCGATGCCATTCGCGAGTTCGAGGCCGTGTACCTGATGGCCGTAGGCGGAGCCGCCTACCTGGTCTCGAAGGCGATCCGCAGCTCCAAGCTGCTGGCCTTCGGTGACCTTGGCATGGAGGCAATCTACGAGTTCGAGGTGGTCGATATGCCGGTGACGGTTGCGGTGGACTCCAAGGGGACCAGCGTCCACCAGACCGGGCCGGAGGAGTGGAAAGCCAGAATCGCGGGCGCGCTGGGCGGAGTGCCGATCCTCCAGTAG
- a CDS encoding aspartate ammonia-lyase: MKKVRTESDSLGVVEVPEAALYGAQTTRAVANFPISGLKASPFLIRALAMIKLAAAEANAELGLITPEQGKAIAQAAQEVLDGQHHEHFVVDVFQAGAGVSLHMNTNEVLANRANQILGEPLGTYKKVHPNDHVNYGQSTNDVFPTAMRLSVLLALEDLYPVLDSLAASFGKKAEEFKDILKAGRTHMQDAVPITLGQEFAAYTAAVRESSAAICRNAVTLHSLGLGGSAVGTGLNTHPDYREKVVAKLARIAKLELHSAYDLRYAMQSCAPMADVSGALRGLALEMIRISNDLRLLSSGPNTGFNEIHLPSLQPGSSIMPGKVNPVLPELTAMVAFQVVGNDTATAMAVQAGQLELNVMMPAMVHNTLQSITILTSTLRELDVHCIRGITANRERTTFYAGSTIALATALNPYIGYRKAAELVKESVASGRSIVDLAREKKLLNEDQIAEILDPQNMTEPHIKLS, from the coding sequence ATGAAAAAGGTACGCACTGAATCCGACTCTCTCGGAGTAGTCGAAGTTCCAGAGGCAGCCCTCTACGGAGCCCAGACCACTCGCGCTGTTGCGAACTTCCCCATCAGTGGATTAAAGGCGAGTCCTTTCCTGATCCGCGCGCTGGCGATGATCAAGCTCGCCGCTGCCGAGGCTAACGCTGAGCTTGGCCTCATCACGCCCGAGCAAGGAAAGGCCATCGCGCAAGCCGCGCAGGAGGTGCTCGACGGCCAGCATCACGAGCACTTCGTCGTCGATGTCTTTCAGGCAGGAGCCGGCGTCAGCCTGCACATGAATACCAATGAGGTGTTGGCGAACCGGGCGAACCAGATCCTTGGCGAACCGCTGGGAACGTATAAGAAGGTCCATCCCAACGATCACGTCAACTATGGTCAATCGACGAACGATGTCTTTCCCACCGCGATGCGGTTGAGCGTTCTGCTTGCGCTGGAGGATCTGTATCCAGTGCTCGACTCGCTGGCCGCGAGTTTCGGGAAGAAAGCCGAGGAGTTCAAAGACATCCTCAAGGCCGGACGCACTCACATGCAGGACGCGGTGCCCATCACGCTGGGGCAGGAGTTCGCCGCCTATACCGCTGCGGTTCGCGAATCCTCCGCGGCAATCTGCCGCAACGCCGTAACCCTGCACTCGCTTGGCCTGGGTGGCTCGGCCGTCGGCACGGGCCTCAATACGCATCCCGACTACCGCGAGAAAGTTGTCGCCAAGCTCGCCCGAATCGCCAAGCTCGAGCTGCACTCTGCCTACGACCTGCGCTACGCGATGCAGTCCTGCGCTCCGATGGCCGATGTCTCGGGGGCTCTAAGAGGGCTTGCTCTGGAGATGATTCGCATCTCCAACGACCTGCGTCTGCTCTCCTCGGGGCCGAACACCGGCTTCAACGAGATTCACCTTCCCAGCCTGCAGCCCGGATCGAGCATTATGCCCGGTAAGGTCAACCCTGTTCTGCCGGAGCTAACCGCAATGGTCGCCTTTCAGGTCGTCGGCAACGACACTGCAACCGCAATGGCAGTGCAGGCAGGACAGCTTGAGCTGAACGTGATGATGCCTGCGATGGTGCACAACACGCTGCAATCCATTACGATCCTGACCAGCACGTTGCGCGAACTGGACGTCCACTGTATCCGCGGGATTACCGCCAACCGCGAGCGCACGACGTTCTACGCCGGAAGCACGATCGCGCTTGCAACTGCTCTGAACCCGTATATCGGATACCGGAAAGCGGCTGAACTGGTAAAAGAATCGGTTGCCTCAGGTCGCTCTATCGTCGATCTCGCTCGGGAGAAGAAGCTGCTCAATGAAGACCAGATTGCAGAAATTCTCGATCCCCAAAATATGACCGAACCCCACATCAAATTGTCCTGA